In one window of Candidatus Omnitrophota bacterium DNA:
- a CDS encoding class I SAM-dependent methyltransferase — MNPLKGIHYRSPFVYRFLTWLKLGAGSSLRFRIAAEYAAGHVSVLDICAGDGGLRRFLPASCEYHGIEASPSFASRLSRQGIPCDRRDLHDGLGRIGRSYDLVVMLISLCHFRETSAHRLLEEFKTTARRVLIVEDVLDKPRPVGSPVQRIMNYLCALDYFRPMQLYTRGEFFELMRGHGYSCFPYNQRYWIGYYEPEQDS; from the coding sequence ATGAATCCTTTGAAGGGCATCCATTACCGCAGTCCTTTTGTCTACCGGTTCCTGACGTGGCTGAAACTGGGGGCCGGCAGTTCTCTCAGGTTCCGGATCGCCGCCGAATACGCGGCCGGACATGTATCCGTCCTCGATATCTGCGCCGGGGACGGAGGCCTGCGCCGTTTTCTCCCGGCTTCGTGCGAATATCATGGGATTGAGGCCAGCCCGTCCTTCGCATCCAGGTTATCCCGTCAGGGGATTCCCTGTGACCGCCGCGATCTGCATGACGGCCTGGGCCGAATAGGGCGGTCCTATGATCTCGTGGTGATGCTGATTTCCTTGTGCCATTTCCGGGAGACCTCGGCCCATCGCCTGCTGGAGGAGTTCAAGACAACCGCCCGGCGGGTCCTGATCGTCGAGGACGTGTTGGACAAGCCGCGGCCGGTCGGGTCCCCGGTCCAAAGGATCATGAACTATCTTTGCGCCCTGGATTATTTCCGGCCGATGCAGTTGTACACGCGGGGCGAGTTTTTCGAATTGATGCGCGGGCACGGGTACTCGTGCTTTCCCTATAATCAGCGGTATTGGATCGGATATTATGAGCCGGAACAAGACTCCTGA
- a CDS encoding glycosyltransferase: MTNSREGMVSVILPTYNEKDNVVPLIREIHACLNGYEHEILVMDDNSPDGTMQAVEDLSLPFVTGIRRLGDPGLAASIVDGIRSASGARVVVMDSDFDHDPRHLPFMIQQLEAHDCVVASRFLQDGSSGSFRLVLSRIFNMFVRAATGSRMTDNLYGYFAVRREVLFRLPLETIFRGYGDYFIRFLCALQDRGFRVRQFPARHVPRRTRGHVRLIGVFGQYVLTTLRLALRRRAHGYV, translated from the coding sequence ATGACAAACTCTCGGGAGGGCATGGTTTCGGTGATCCTGCCGACATACAATGAGAAGGACAATGTTGTCCCTTTGATCCGGGAGATCCACGCCTGCCTGAACGGTTATGAGCACGAAATCCTTGTCATGGACGACAACAGTCCGGACGGGACGATGCAGGCGGTCGAAGATCTGTCCCTGCCTTTTGTCACCGGCATCCGGCGGTTGGGCGATCCGGGGTTGGCCGCGTCCATTGTCGACGGCATCCGCTCCGCAAGCGGGGCCAGGGTGGTCGTGATGGATTCGGACTTTGACCATGATCCCCGGCACTTGCCATTCATGATCCAGCAGTTGGAAGCCCACGACTGCGTGGTGGCGTCGCGTTTTCTGCAGGACGGATCTTCGGGAAGTTTCCGTCTGGTCTTGAGCCGGATATTCAATATGTTTGTCCGCGCGGCGACCGGCAGCAGGATGACGGATAATCTGTACGGGTATTTCGCGGTCCGGCGAGAGGTCCTGTTCCGACTGCCTCTGGAGACAATTTTTCGCGGTTATGGTGATTATTTCATCCGTTTTTTGTGCGCGCTCCAGGACCGGGGATTCCGCGTCCGGCAGTTCCCGGCCCGGCATGTTCCCCGGAGAACACGGGGGCATGTCCGGCTGATCGGAGTTTTTGGCCAGTACGTCCTGACGACGCTGCGGCTGGCCCTGCGCAGGAGGGCGCATGGCTATGTTTAA
- a CDS encoding ACT domain-containing protein — MTQAVKSKQLIITVNNKVGTLAEVTHILSSSAINIMAICAYAVDNRGVIMFVAEDHDHAKKLLKAKGYDIREEDVVLVNVENKPGTLQSVTQKISDIGVDINLLYGSVDKKGKVTRIVLIAEDNETVLTALKV; from the coding sequence ATGACGCAAGCGGTCAAGAGCAAACAGTTGATCATAACGGTGAATAACAAGGTCGGGACCCTGGCGGAAGTCACCCACATTTTGTCATCTTCCGCGATCAACATCATGGCGATCTGCGCTTATGCCGTGGACAACCGTGGCGTCATTATGTTCGTGGCCGAGGACCATGACCACGCGAAAAAGCTTCTCAAGGCCAAAGGATATGACATCCGCGAAGAGGACGTGGTCCTGGTCAATGTCGAGAACAAGCCCGGGACCCTCCAATCCGTCACCCAGAAAATCTCCGATATCGGGGTCGACATCAATCTCCTTTACGGAAGCGTGGACAAAAAAGGAAAAGTGACCCGGATTGTCCTCATCGCCGAAGACAATGAGACGGTCCTGACAGCCCTGAAAGTGTAA
- a CDS encoding efflux RND transporter periplasmic adaptor subunit, with the protein MLKNKWLILILIAAAAGAIFVPQALRKPSATAEKALYYCPMHPAVTSDKPGDCPICYMKLIKREETEAPSDAQKAQKIAADICVMHNCHKAHGGKPCPMMVVAKMGEKVTCPVCGTHVIGESDEKKERKILYWTDPMIPGYKSDKPGKSPMGMDLVPVYEEDDSSSHEGAAIPEGYAAIMLTPQKQQLIGIRTSPVEKKHLVKTIRTVGTVAHDPELYQAQAEYIQALASVERAQQSSIPEVAEQAERLAESTRIRLKHMGLSEDMIKDISTWKTPEHSLLYATPGEPVWVYAKVYEYELPLIKIGQELVVEAASLSGKAFTGRIRAIDPMVEENTRTTRIRAEVEDPRGELKPDMYLNVFIRIDAGEKLSVPVEAVFDTGSKKIVFVDKGDGILEPRDVVLGVKAEDVYELVSGLQEGESVVTSGNFLIDSESRLKAALDGMASEGGDESGGSSGHSGHGGQ; encoded by the coding sequence ATGTTGAAAAATAAATGGCTGATTTTGATCCTCATCGCCGCGGCGGCCGGCGCGATCTTCGTCCCGCAGGCGTTGCGCAAACCGTCTGCGACGGCGGAAAAAGCGCTGTATTACTGCCCCATGCATCCGGCGGTGACCAGCGACAAGCCCGGCGACTGCCCGATCTGTTACATGAAGCTCATCAAGCGCGAGGAGACAGAAGCGCCCTCCGACGCCCAGAAAGCCCAAAAGATCGCCGCGGATATCTGTGTCATGCACAATTGCCATAAGGCCCACGGCGGCAAGCCGTGCCCGATGATGGTCGTGGCCAAGATGGGAGAGAAGGTGACCTGCCCGGTCTGCGGGACGCATGTTATCGGCGAAAGCGACGAGAAGAAGGAACGCAAAATCCTTTATTGGACCGATCCGATGATTCCCGGTTATAAGTCCGACAAACCCGGGAAATCCCCGATGGGGATGGACCTGGTTCCGGTTTATGAGGAAGATGATTCTTCCTCCCACGAGGGCGCGGCCATTCCCGAAGGTTACGCGGCCATCATGCTCACGCCGCAGAAACAGCAGTTGATCGGGATCCGGACGTCGCCTGTTGAAAAAAAGCATCTGGTGAAAACCATCCGGACCGTCGGGACCGTGGCCCATGATCCGGAATTGTACCAGGCCCAGGCCGAATACATTCAGGCCCTGGCCTCGGTGGAACGCGCCCAACAAAGCTCTATCCCGGAAGTCGCGGAGCAGGCCGAACGCCTGGCCGAGTCCACGCGCATCCGGCTCAAGCACATGGGATTGAGCGAGGACATGATTAAAGATATCTCGACCTGGAAAACCCCTGAGCACAGTTTGCTGTACGCCACCCCGGGAGAGCCGGTGTGGGTCTACGCCAAGGTTTATGAATATGAATTACCGCTAATCAAGATCGGGCAGGAGTTGGTGGTCGAGGCCGCGTCCCTATCGGGGAAGGCGTTCACCGGGCGCATCCGCGCCATTGATCCGATGGTGGAAGAAAATACGCGCACGACCCGGATCCGCGCCGAGGTCGAAGATCCCAGGGGCGAGCTGAAGCCGGACATGTACCTGAATGTTTTCATCCGGATCGACGCCGGGGAAAAATTATCCGTTCCCGTCGAGGCGGTTTTTGACACCGGTTCCAAGAAGATCGTGTTTGTGGACAAGGGCGACGGTATCCTGGAGCCGAGGGACGTTGTCCTCGGCGTCAAGGCGGAAGACGTTTACGAACTGGTGAGCGGCCTGCAGGAAGGGGAATCGGTCGTGACGAGTGGGAATTTTCTCATTGATTCCGAGAGCCGGCTGAAGGCGGCCTTGGACGGCATGGCGTCCGAAGGTGGGGACGAGTCCGGGGGGTCATCCGGGCACAGCGGGCACGGAGGGCAGTGA
- a CDS encoding class I SAM-dependent methyltransferase — MAMFKAVTRCRICGCEDLAPVLNLGVQSLTGIFPASAEEPVPQCPLELVKCLGGCGLVQLKHTCELRRLYSPRYGYRSGLQPSMVRHLEAIVARLEDFVPLEPGDLIVDIGSNDGTLLRSWPQGKFQLMGIDPILEKFEGDYPPEISKAAEFFTADLVRKHFPGRKAKVVTAIAMFYDVESPLDFLSQVCEVLADDGVFVFEQSYLPFLLSRNAYDTVCHEHLSYYALSQIVWMAERAGLKIVNVSLNAVNGGSFIVTAARAASPYPEGRDVLRRLLEAESLQGLDQPFLYQRFESAVRRHRDALRDVVGQWARRGRRAVGYGASTKGNVVLQYCGMTPDDLLCVAEINPEKFGCFCPGSRIPIVPQDKALEMDPDVLLVLPWHLRDDIIAREQSFLRAGGEMLFSLPEMEFFKFRPSVRRQPLGV, encoded by the coding sequence ATGGCTATGTTTAAGGCCGTCACACGATGCCGCATCTGCGGCTGCGAGGACCTGGCCCCGGTTTTGAACCTCGGCGTTCAATCGCTCACCGGGATTTTTCCTGCCAGCGCGGAGGAGCCTGTTCCCCAATGCCCCCTGGAATTGGTCAAATGCCTGGGCGGCTGCGGCCTGGTCCAGTTGAAGCACACGTGCGAATTGCGCCGCCTTTACAGCCCGCGATACGGTTACCGTTCCGGGCTTCAGCCGTCCATGGTTCGCCATCTGGAGGCCATTGTGGCCCGGCTGGAAGATTTTGTCCCCCTGGAGCCAGGGGACCTCATCGTGGATATCGGCAGCAACGATGGGACTCTGCTGAGATCCTGGCCGCAGGGAAAATTTCAGTTGATGGGGATCGATCCGATCCTTGAGAAATTCGAGGGGGATTATCCGCCGGAGATCTCGAAGGCGGCTGAATTTTTCACCGCCGACCTCGTCCGGAAGCATTTCCCGGGGCGGAAGGCAAAAGTAGTCACCGCGATCGCGATGTTCTATGATGTGGAATCGCCCCTGGACTTTTTGTCCCAGGTCTGCGAGGTCCTGGCCGACGACGGGGTCTTTGTGTTCGAGCAGTCGTATTTGCCGTTTCTGCTGTCCCGCAACGCTTACGACACGGTCTGCCACGAACACCTTTCCTATTACGCGCTGTCGCAGATCGTCTGGATGGCGGAACGGGCCGGGTTGAAAATCGTGAACGTGTCTTTAAACGCGGTCAACGGCGGGAGTTTTATCGTCACGGCGGCCAGGGCCGCGTCGCCCTATCCGGAAGGGCGGGACGTCCTGCGCCGTTTGCTGGAAGCGGAGTCCCTCCAGGGATTGGATCAGCCGTTCCTTTATCAAAGATTTGAGTCGGCCGTGCGCCGCCACCGTGACGCCTTGCGGGATGTGGTCGGGCAATGGGCGCGAAGGGGCCGGCGCGCCGTTGGTTACGGCGCCTCCACGAAAGGGAACGTGGTCCTGCAATACTGCGGCATGACCCCGGACGATCTCTTGTGCGTTGCGGAGATCAATCCGGAAAAATTCGGATGTTTTTGCCCCGGCAGCCGGATCCCGATCGTCCCCCAGGACAAGGCCCTGGAGATGGATCCGGATGTCCTGCTCGTTTTGCCCTGGCATTTGAGGGATGATATCATCGCCCGGGAACAGTCTTTTCTCAGGGCCGGAGGAGAGATGCTTTTCTCCCTGCCGGAAATGGAATTTTTCAAATTTCGGCCTTCCGTCCGCCGCCAGCCGCTCGGAGTCTGA
- a CDS encoding PAS domain S-box protein translates to MGEMRLKNKLAVAWVALAVFLIFVVDLITPLGIIPGILYLAVVFTAVGSSNLRLPLFAACSVSAFLVAGTVISWPQNHNLVDLLLNRFFVLTAIWGALAWGAQHKRQLGMKSFLAAIVDSSDDAIIGETLDGKISTWNRGAIETFGYTAEEILGKPSGGLLPEGTGDETPQLINLLKWGRRINYYETVRRTKSGRMIDVSLTISPIKNSAGELIGISSIARDITQRKQAREAVKRERDRAQQYLDIASVLLVALNTRGEVTLINKKGLGVLGYPEEEILGKDWFGTFLPGPIQAETRKVFHQFLSGEVPHLEYYENPVVTRLGEERLIAWRNTLVRDEGGQVIGTLSSGEDITEKRRAEETRQYLASIVDSSDDAIIGVNLEGNITSWNRGAEQIYGYSAQEIIGKPAHTLSPEHKQQECHDLISRLKQGDRVKNLETVRQDKSGRQLNVSLTISPIQDCSGSVTGISVIAHDISERIRSQEDLKKLNDRLDLEKTKLEEVLSIEEGLNATLNLDRLVDFVVEKTVRVLDADRCSLMLLDDKTRELCIKGFTGLNERHILNNRLRVGESVAGQVAQQGLPVLVTDIESDERFLRKNRPSYKSKSFICAPIKLGHDIMGVLSVAEKKPNGTEFSDLDLKILCMITRQVAVALESAKLYKELKYLTITDPLTNMYNYRHFAKSLDHEIRRMKRYGGALCLLMMDVDDFKIYNDTFGHLEGDALLKQLGQILNENLRDVDIACRYAGDEFVVILPETDLSEAEVVADKLKRRVEEYAFKMKITLSIGVASFHENMDRFEFILKADTALYEAKREGKNRVCVR, encoded by the coding sequence ATGGGGGAGATGCGTCTTAAGAACAAACTGGCCGTGGCTTGGGTGGCCCTGGCCGTCTTCCTCATCTTTGTGGTCGACCTCATCACGCCGTTAGGGATCATCCCGGGCATTCTTTATCTCGCGGTTGTTTTCACCGCAGTGGGATCCTCCAATCTCCGTCTGCCGTTGTTCGCCGCCTGTTCCGTTTCAGCCTTCCTTGTCGCCGGAACGGTCATTTCCTGGCCGCAAAATCACAATCTTGTCGATCTTTTGCTGAACCGTTTTTTTGTCCTGACCGCCATCTGGGGCGCGCTGGCCTGGGGTGCACAGCATAAGCGCCAGCTGGGCATGAAGTCTTTTTTGGCCGCTATCGTCGATTCTTCCGATGACGCGATCATCGGGGAAACTCTGGACGGCAAGATCTCCACATGGAACAGGGGAGCGATTGAAACATTCGGGTACACTGCCGAAGAAATCCTGGGGAAACCCTCAGGGGGCCTCCTCCCGGAGGGAACCGGCGATGAAACTCCTCAGCTGATCAATCTGTTGAAATGGGGCCGGCGGATCAACTATTACGAAACCGTCCGCCGCACAAAAAGCGGTCGGATGATCGATGTCTCCCTGACCATTTCTCCCATAAAAAACAGCGCCGGTGAGCTTATCGGCATCTCCAGCATCGCAAGGGACATCACCCAGCGCAAGCAGGCCCGGGAGGCGGTCAAGCGCGAGAGGGACCGGGCCCAACAGTATCTGGACATCGCCAGTGTTCTTTTGGTTGCGCTCAATACGCGCGGAGAAGTGACCCTGATCAACAAAAAGGGCCTCGGTGTCCTGGGGTATCCGGAAGAGGAGATTCTCGGCAAGGACTGGTTCGGCACATTTCTTCCCGGGCCGATACAGGCGGAAACCCGCAAGGTTTTTCACCAATTTTTGTCCGGAGAGGTCCCCCATTTGGAGTATTACGAGAACCCGGTGGTCACCCGTCTCGGCGAAGAGCGATTGATCGCCTGGAGGAACACCCTGGTCCGGGATGAGGGCGGGCAAGTCATCGGGACCTTGAGTTCCGGCGAAGACATCACGGAAAAACGGAGGGCCGAAGAAACCCGGCAATACCTTGCTTCCATCGTTGACTCTTCGGATGACGCCATCATCGGCGTTAACCTGGAAGGGAATATCACCAGTTGGAACCGCGGGGCTGAGCAGATCTACGGTTATAGCGCTCAGGAGATCATCGGCAAGCCCGCGCACACCCTGTCCCCGGAGCACAAGCAACAGGAATGCCATGACCTGATTTCCCGACTGAAACAGGGGGACCGCGTGAAAAATCTTGAAACGGTGCGGCAGGACAAGAGCGGCCGCCAGCTCAATGTTTCCCTGACGATTTCCCCGATCCAGGATTGTTCCGGGAGCGTCACCGGGATTTCCGTGATCGCCCACGATATCAGCGAAAGGATCCGGTCGCAGGAGGACTTGAAAAAACTCAATGACCGGCTGGACCTGGAGAAGACGAAACTCGAGGAGGTTCTCAGCATTGAAGAGGGGCTGAACGCCACGCTCAATCTGGACCGTCTGGTGGATTTTGTGGTTGAGAAGACCGTGAGGGTCCTGGATGCGGACCGGTGTTCCCTGATGCTCCTGGACGACAAGACCCGGGAACTTTGCATCAAGGGGTTTACCGGCCTGAACGAGCGCCACATCCTTAACAACCGGCTGCGGGTGGGAGAGTCCGTGGCCGGGCAGGTCGCTCAGCAGGGGCTGCCGGTGCTGGTGACAGACATCGAGAGTGACGAGCGGTTTTTGAGGAAAAACCGGCCGTCCTATAAAAGCAAATCTTTCATTTGCGCGCCGATCAAGCTGGGGCATGACATCATGGGGGTCTTGAGTGTCGCGGAGAAGAAACCCAACGGGACCGAGTTCTCGGACTTGGACCTGAAGATCCTCTGCATGATCACCCGGCAAGTGGCCGTGGCCCTGGAGAGCGCAAAACTTTACAAGGAACTCAAATATCTCACCATCACGGATCCGTTGACGAACATGTACAACTACCGCCATTTCGCCAAAAGCCTGGACCACGAAATCCGGCGGATGAAACGGTACGGCGGGGCTCTTTGTCTTTTGATGATGGATGTGGATGATTTCAAGATTTATAACGACACGTTCGGCCACCTGGAAGGCGACGCCCTGCTCAAACAGCTCGGGCAGATCCTCAACGAAAATCTGCGGGACGTGGACATCGCCTGCCGTTATGCCGGGGATGAGTTCGTCGTGATCCTGCCGGAAACAGACCTTTCGGAAGCCGAGGTCGTTGCCGACAAGCTCAAACGGAGGGTCGAGGAATATGCCTTTAAAATGAAGATCACTCTGAGCATCGGTGTGGCGAGTTTCCATGAGAACATGGACCGGTTTGAGTTCATCCTCAAGGCCGACACCGCTCTGTATGAAGCGAAGCGGGAAGGGAAGAACCGAGTCTGCGTCCGATAG
- a CDS encoding TolC family protein encodes MKRIIRIGLLTVVLAAGLVRPASAQDAVTTGQRGDVLVGFLQTARDNNPEIKAAYNDWKAAEFRVPQSSALPDPTAGTAVMGRMLETRLGPQEEVYEFEQMIPFPGKLIQKRKMARAEVMAAEARYKMAEREVAAKVTQAYADLAALDYTLQVTEEVYELLRKFESAAQARYASQQGEQRDVAKAQVEVSEALKQLLTIRQQREILVSLLNALLNRDPKTLVEHLALPVRPQLAHSLDDLIVLSKSNRPEILEAEAMKDREIHAKALAGMENAPDFTVGFQYSRIGEGMTSDPEDGRDAWMIPLKVTIPLWRNRINAATREARENLRANEARLALNGNLADYEIKNAYYQLTASLQVVDLYETALLPQAELAFRSDQAGYESGRTDVLNLIDSERSYLNARMAYAQALADSVKNLAAIERAVGVDLSTQGGKSDVEK; translated from the coding sequence ATGAAAAGAATAATCCGAATAGGGCTTTTAACCGTTGTCCTTGCGGCTGGTTTAGTGCGGCCGGCTTCGGCTCAAGACGCGGTTACCACTGGCCAGAGGGGGGATGTCCTTGTCGGATTTCTCCAAACGGCCAGGGACAATAATCCCGAGATCAAGGCGGCTTACAATGATTGGAAAGCCGCAGAATTCCGCGTTCCGCAATCGTCCGCGTTACCGGACCCAACGGCCGGGACGGCGGTCATGGGGCGTATGCTCGAAACACGCCTTGGGCCGCAGGAAGAGGTGTACGAATTCGAGCAGATGATCCCGTTCCCCGGGAAGCTCATCCAGAAACGGAAAATGGCCAGGGCCGAGGTCATGGCGGCCGAGGCGCGCTATAAGATGGCTGAACGAGAAGTGGCCGCGAAAGTGACCCAGGCCTACGCCGATCTTGCAGCGCTGGATTACACCCTCCAGGTCACCGAAGAAGTTTATGAGCTCTTAAGGAAATTTGAATCCGCGGCCCAGGCCCGTTATGCCAGCCAGCAGGGGGAGCAGAGGGACGTGGCCAAGGCCCAGGTCGAAGTCTCTGAAGCCCTCAAGCAGTTGTTGACCATCAGGCAGCAGCGCGAAATCCTGGTGTCACTGCTCAACGCCCTGTTGAACCGGGACCCCAAGACCCTGGTGGAACATCTGGCCTTGCCGGTCCGCCCGCAGTTGGCCCACTCCTTGGATGATCTGATTGTTTTGTCGAAATCCAACCGCCCGGAGATCCTGGAAGCGGAGGCCATGAAGGACAGGGAAATCCATGCCAAAGCCCTGGCCGGGATGGAAAACGCCCCGGACTTCACGGTGGGTTTTCAATATTCGCGGATCGGCGAGGGGATGACATCCGATCCCGAGGACGGCCGCGACGCCTGGATGATCCCGCTGAAAGTGACGATTCCGCTCTGGAGAAACCGGATCAACGCTGCAACGCGTGAGGCCCGGGAGAACCTGCGCGCCAACGAGGCGCGGCTGGCCCTCAACGGAAATCTCGCCGATTATGAAATCAAGAACGCCTATTATCAGTTGACGGCGTCGCTGCAGGTCGTGGACCTTTACGAAACCGCGCTCTTGCCGCAGGCCGAGCTCGCGTTCCGTTCCGACCAGGCCGGATACGAGTCCGGGCGCACGGACGTCCTGAATCTGATCGACAGCGAGCGTTCCTATTTGAACGCCAGGATGGCCTATGCCCAGGCCCTGGCCGATTCTGTCAAAAATTTGGCGGCCATTGAACGCGCCGTTGGGGTTGATCTTTCGACCCAGGGAGGAAAATCTGATGTTGAAAAATAA
- a CDS encoding flagellar motor protein MotB produces the protein MMRKVIPGIILSVMMAIAGSGCATFDKAQRADLLEKEAAALRAELKQARKDKESELARLREEKDREIQRLASQKKQEVEQVKRSKEEELSELEKAKRDLESSLSQELKDYQAKLEMTERGLVLTFLAEIFFDSGKADIREDAKPTLLKVTEILNRDVKDSKIAIEGHTDNDPIKHSGWKSNWELSAARALAVLHNFINDGSVDPLRVSAVAYGEYHPLVPNDAPQGRQQNRRVEIVILPAQMKKIKEPVTP, from the coding sequence ATGATGAGGAAAGTCATACCCGGGATCATCCTTTCGGTCATGATGGCCATCGCCGGCAGCGGATGCGCCACGTTTGATAAAGCTCAGCGCGCGGATCTTTTGGAAAAAGAGGCGGCGGCCTTGCGCGCGGAATTGAAACAGGCCCGGAAAGACAAAGAGTCGGAACTCGCCCGGCTGCGGGAAGAGAAGGACCGGGAGATCCAGCGCTTGGCCTCGCAGAAAAAGCAGGAAGTCGAGCAAGTGAAAAGATCCAAGGAAGAGGAGTTGTCCGAGTTGGAAAAAGCCAAAAGGGACCTGGAGTCATCCTTGTCGCAGGAGCTTAAAGATTACCAGGCCAAACTGGAAATGACGGAACGGGGGCTTGTCCTGACGTTCTTGGCGGAAATTTTCTTCGATTCCGGCAAAGCCGATATCCGCGAAGACGCGAAGCCGACCCTGCTTAAGGTCACGGAGATCCTCAACCGCGACGTCAAGGATTCCAAGATTGCCATCGAAGGCCACACGGACAACGACCCGATCAAGCACTCCGGGTGGAAGTCCAACTGGGAATTGTCCGCGGCCCGCGCGCTGGCCGTTTTGCACAATTTTATCAATGACGGCAGTGTCGACCCGCTCCGGGTTTCCGCGGTTGCCTACGGGGAGTATCATCCCCTGGTCCCCAACGACGCTCCCCAGGGCCGGCAGCAGAACCGGCGCGTGGAGATCGTGATCCTGCCTGCTCAGATGAAGAAAATCAAGGAACCCGTAACCCCTTAA
- a CDS encoding DegT/DnrJ/EryC1/StrS family aminotransferase, whose amino-acid sequence MSRNKTPEKLEIPFARPSFAGKEKEYLADALSSTWVSGGPYVEKFEESFAAFHGMPYAVMTSSGTAALHLALLGCGIGPGDEVIVPGLTFVAPINMVIAAGARPVFADVDPRTWCVDPASVSALISDRTRAVIAVHLYGNVCDMARLSEIASRHSLLLLEDAAEAVFSRDHGQYAGTFGDAGCFSFQATKTITTGEGGCVLTRRPELYEEMRILRDHGMTPGKRYWHEAVGYNFRLTNLQAAVGCGQMDDLERIVARRRNIHRLYRSSLEGETGLTLQHFSSSVDPVIWALGVKIDAAVFPQGRDALIQALAAEGIETRPGFYPASVLPVYAAAPLPAAEDIGKSVIVLPCFPGLGDGEVEAVCAGLKGLRKGLS is encoded by the coding sequence ATGAGCCGGAACAAGACTCCTGAAAAACTTGAGATCCCTTTTGCCAGGCCGTCGTTCGCCGGGAAGGAGAAGGAATATCTCGCGGACGCGCTGTCATCGACGTGGGTGTCCGGCGGCCCCTATGTGGAAAAATTTGAGGAATCGTTCGCCGCGTTTCACGGCATGCCTTACGCTGTCATGACGTCCAGCGGCACCGCGGCTTTGCACCTGGCTCTGCTGGGCTGCGGCATCGGCCCGGGCGATGAGGTGATCGTCCCCGGACTGACGTTTGTCGCCCCGATCAACATGGTGATCGCCGCCGGCGCCAGGCCTGTCTTTGCGGATGTCGATCCCCGGACATGGTGCGTGGACCCGGCGTCGGTCAGTGCCTTGATCTCGGACAGGACCCGCGCGGTCATCGCGGTGCACCTTTACGGGAATGTCTGCGATATGGCCCGGTTGTCGGAGATCGCGTCCCGGCACAGCCTTCTTCTCCTTGAGGATGCGGCCGAGGCGGTGTTCTCCAGGGACCACGGTCAATACGCCGGGACCTTCGGCGACGCCGGCTGTTTCAGTTTCCAGGCGACCAAAACGATAACGACGGGAGAGGGGGGGTGCGTCCTGACGCGCCGCCCGGAGCTTTATGAAGAGATGCGGATCCTTCGCGATCACGGCATGACGCCGGGCAAACGGTATTGGCATGAAGCGGTCGGATACAATTTTCGTCTGACAAACCTCCAGGCCGCCGTCGGGTGCGGACAAATGGACGATCTTGAGAGGATTGTTGCGCGGCGAAGGAATATCCACCGGCTTTACCGGTCCAGTCTTGAAGGGGAGACCGGCCTCACGCTTCAGCATTTTTCGTCTTCGGTGGATCCGGTGATCTGGGCCCTGGGAGTGAAGATCGATGCCGCTGTTTTTCCACAGGGACGCGACGCGCTGATCCAGGCCCTGGCGGCGGAAGGGATCGAGACCCGTCCCGGATTTTATCCCGCCAGCGTCCTGCCGGTTTACGCGGCTGCCCCGCTTCCCGCTGCCGAAGATATAGGGAAGAGCGTGATCGTCCTGCCCTGTTTTCCGGGGCTGGGGGACGGCGAGGTCGAGGCGGTTTGCGCGGGGTTGAAGGGTTTACGGAAAGGGTTGTCATGA
- a CDS encoding response regulator, translated as MDRKKILIVDDDTVILDILEKKLLAEGFQVIKASGGRESVTKAKYYLPDLILMDIVLPDLDGPEAVRLIRENPSLAHIPVLFLSGIVTNSNKTNIGEITVAGRQYQAVAKPFQYHQLHGEIMKILK; from the coding sequence ATGGACCGTAAAAAGATTCTCATTGTCGATGACGATACGGTGATCTTAGATATCTTGGAGAAGAAACTTCTGGCTGAAGGGTTTCAGGTGATCAAGGCCAGCGGCGGCCGGGAGTCCGTGACCAAGGCCAAATATTATCTGCCGGACCTCATCCTCATGGACATCGTCCTGCCCGATCTCGACGGGCCCGAGGCCGTCCGGCTGATCAGGGAAAACCCGTCCTTGGCGCACATCCCCGTGCTGTTCCTGTCCGGGATTGTTACCAATTCCAACAAGACCAACATCGGCGAGATCACGGTGGCCGGCCGGCAGTACCAAGCCGTTGCCAAGCCGTTTCAATATCACCAGCTCCATGGTGAGATCATGAAAATTTTGAAGTAA